The sequence ACCCTGCCGCACATACTGGAAAAGCATCCCGTTATTGACCTGGCCTTTATTGACGGCAACCACCGGCTGGAGCCTACCCTCCGTTATTTTGAGCAGCTACTCCCGCATATAACAGACAACACGATCGTTATCCTGGATGATATTCACTGGAGTGAGGGCATGGAGCAGGCCTGGCAGCAGGTGAAGGAGCATCCTGCGGTTATGCTTACCATTGACCTCTTCTTTATAGGGCTGGTATTCTTTCGCAAGGACTTTAAGGTAAAGCAGTATTTTTCCGTCCGTTTTTAATGTCGTTATGCAGGGTTGAAAATTTCATTTATATTAGTGTTCTCAACATTTAACAATTAAACCAACTCAAGATGGAACAGCAACCTTCCAATGAACCCCTGTTCGGAATACAGGTGGACTATGATTCCGGCAATACATTTAATGAGGCCGCCAAATGGGCGAAGTTTATTGCCATTATTTTCTTTATAGGTATTGGTTTGTGTGTATTAGTCCTGGCATTCTCCAGTGCCTTTTTGATTCAAGGTCTCAGCAACTTTATGCCGGGACTGGAAATGGCAGGCGGGATAGCCGGTGGCCTGATCGTTGCCATAATCGCCATTGTGCTCATTATTTTCACGTACCTCACCATTTTACTATACCGTTTTGCTACACTGGTGCGGAAAGGTATAGAAAGTCAAAATCAGGCGCAGTTTAATGATGGGCTCAGGAACCTGAAGAACTATTTCCTGATTAATGGGATATTTAGTTTAATAGGTATCGTATTTAATGTAGTAGGTACTATCGGAAACCTGTTTTAACACCTGTAAAAAAAGCATATGGAAAACAACAGTAATCAAGCAGATAATATATTTAATATTTCAGTGGAAGGGAATGCCAGGGAACTCCTGCTTACAGCAGCTACCTGGGCACGTATCATAGCTATTGTGGCATTTATCAGCGCAGGATTATCCGTGCTCAATGCCATTATTGGTAAGCCGGGTTTGGGTGGCGCCGCCAGTATATTTAGCATAATGGTTGCATTGATCATGGCGGCCATTAGCGTAGTGATCAATTTATTTTTGTACAGATTCGCTTCCAACAGCATTGAAAGTTCCTCCAATATGAGCCAGGTGCAGTTTAATGAAGGGATTGGTAATTTGAAAAACTACTTCAAAATTGTCAGCATCTTCATCATCATTGTGTTGTCGCTGATGGTTTTGGGCTTCATATTCCTTGGTCTTGGCAGAGGATTCAGATAAGAAAAAGCCCTTTGACAATATTATTAACCCCGCACTGCGGGGTTTTTTTATTTTAATTGGTGGAGTAGTAGTTGTAATCTTTCAGCAGGGTTTGCAGGAATTCAATAGCATCCTGGTCGCTTTCCATTTTTAACTTGGACTTGATGCGGTCTCCGATCCTGAGGGCCAGGTCGTAGTCATTCTTCCTGCGCACACTTTCAATGATACTTTTAAGGGTATTGATATCCCGGTCGCTCAACTGCATTACCTGCGGATAGCGCGGTTTATAGGTAGATTCCACTTCTGTGAATACAGTATCCTCCCAGGAAGTACGGTTTTTGAGGTCAATCAGGATCGTGCCGGCCAGGAGATCGCCCACGCGTTGTGATTTGGGCGTAAAGATCACACAGGCCAATCCCAGGAAAAGTAGGGGTAATGTCCACCAGGGTATTACCTGGGTTACAATAGCTGCCAACAGCCACCAGGGGAAATCAATCATTCTGAAAAGCCAGCGAATGAGGTACTGGCCAATGCTGGGTTGGCCGCCTTCTTCTGTAATCACTTTGATACGAAGGGCCATTTTCCCCAGTGTCTGGCCATTCAGGGTGATCTCCAGCAAGGGGAAATAAAGGAATACAGGTATAATGACCACTACGTACTGCCAGCTCCAGCCAATCATGGGTATATCAACGATCGCTGTCATGAGCCGCAGGTACATCCATAAAGTAAACATGTCTATCAGCCACGCAAACAAGCGTTTGTGGAAGGGGGAAATGGGAAATTCCACCTCTATATTAAAACCTGTATCTAACTTAACCAGCAGCATATTGCAACAATAGGGGAATAATTTCGTTTAGCATTTCTGTAAACGCTCTTAAAATTAATAAATTACACAAATTGCACGAATTATACCGGAAACCATGGTTTGCCCGGATTGTACAAATTGCACAAATTTGTAATCCTATTAAAAAAGGGCGCTGAAAAACACCGATAACACTGGTTATCAGTCTTTGTTCAATGGACTTTTTCCTGTAGGTTTGAGAAACTTAAAATTGTACCCCCGGTGAGAGAAGGTCTTTTCCTGAAAAAAAATATTGACAAATGGAAACAGTACCAGTATGAGGCTGCTTCCAACCCGGACGAGATGGCGCAGCAGTTTACTGAGCTGGTCAATGATCTGGGGTATGCCAAGACCTTTTATCCGCACAGCAAGGTTACCCAATACCTCAATGGGCTGGCCTCCAAAATCTACCTCGGCATTTATAAGAATAAACGGGAAGAAAGCTCCCGGTTTACCCGTTTCTGGACAACGGAGCTGCCTTTAACGGTGCGTAAGCACCACCGTGAGTTGTTGTATGCCTTTCTCATTTTTACCTCCCTGGCCATTATGGCGGCGTTCTCGGCTTCGCATGACGAAACATTTGTGCGCGGCGTGCTGGGAGATCATTATGTGGAAATGACAGAGGACAATATTGCCAAAGGCGATCCTTTTGGCGTGTATAAGGATGAAGACAAGGTCTCTATGTTCCTGGGCATTGCCCTCAACAATATCCGCGTATCCTTAATGGTATTTGTGGCCGGTATCTTTTTGTCCCTCGGTACTGCCTGGTTCCTGTTTACCAATGGCGTTATGCT comes from Paraflavitalea devenefica and encodes:
- a CDS encoding stage II sporulation protein M, with protein sequence MREGLFLKKNIDKWKQYQYEAASNPDEMAQQFTELVNDLGYAKTFYPHSKVTQYLNGLASKIYLGIYKNKREESSRFTRFWTTELPLTVRKHHRELLYAFLIFTSLAIMAAFSASHDETFVRGVLGDHYVEMTEDNIAKGDPFGVYKDEDKVSMFLGIALNNIRVSLMVFVAGIFLSLGTAWFLFTNGVMLGAFQYMFFAKGLGWSSVLVIWIHGTLEISAIIIAGGAGFILGNSILFPGTRKRIDSLKKGAKDGLKLMIGLVPVFIAAAFLEGYVTRYSTMPQWISISILALSFNFILWYFVLYPIRLERKNASIKPLK
- a CDS encoding RDD family protein → MLLVKLDTGFNIEVEFPISPFHKRLFAWLIDMFTLWMYLRLMTAIVDIPMIGWSWQYVVVIIPVFLYFPLLEITLNGQTLGKMALRIKVITEEGGQPSIGQYLIRWLFRMIDFPWWLLAAIVTQVIPWWTLPLLFLGLACVIFTPKSQRVGDLLAGTILIDLKNRTSWEDTVFTEVESTYKPRYPQVMQLSDRDINTLKSIIESVRRKNDYDLALRIGDRIKSKLKMESDQDAIEFLQTLLKDYNYYSTN
- a CDS encoding DUF5362 family protein; the encoded protein is MEQQPSNEPLFGIQVDYDSGNTFNEAAKWAKFIAIIFFIGIGLCVLVLAFSSAFLIQGLSNFMPGLEMAGGIAGGLIVAIIAIVLIIFTYLTILLYRFATLVRKGIESQNQAQFNDGLRNLKNYFLINGIFSLIGIVFNVVGTIGNLF